The following nucleotide sequence is from Pseudomonas sp. RC10.
GGCAGGACTTCGTGGGGCATGTCGCCTGACAGAAACAACACCAACGAGCCGCCCGTAGGCTGGACATCCAGTTCGTTGCCGTCCTTCAAGAACATGCGCAGCTGGCCGCCATCTTCGGGCTGCCAGGAAGGGTCGTTCAGGTAAATCACCGCCGAGACCATGCGCTTGTCGTCGTCCCGAAAGCGGTCGACGTGCCTGCGATAAAACGCGCCCGGCGGGTAAAAAGCGAAATGGCTTTCGAAATCCTCCAGCCCCAGGAACAAACCGCGATTGAGCGCAAGACGCAACTGATCCATCACTTCCAGATACCGGTCGCACGGTTCGGCCTGCCCCGCTTCCAGCCACTGAATGTGATCGCCGCGAATTCCTTCTCGAACCTCCTGTGCAGGACCACGCCCCACCGCCGCCGGAGCCAGGTCGCCTTCGGCCGCGCGTTTGCGGCACTCAAGCGCCAGCTCGCGGGTCAGCGCTTCGGGCAAAAAGACGTCCTGCTGCGACCAGCCATGTTCGGCCAGGTCATCGACGATTTTCATCAGCAGGGGATCATCAGGGGATATGTGCATGCCGCGCATAGTATCCACACGCCGAACAATCCAACAGAGCCCGCGGTCTGCCAGCCACAGAATATTTTCAGGGCGGTAAAAACCTGCATCCGCTTTATCCGAAAGATCGCCGAACCCACGGATTTTCTTGGGGTCTGGCAACTTGTTAACTCGACAAATCCCCGCCGCCCCGCCGAGAATAGCGGCCTGCCGACAGGAGTCTCTAATGCGCCGTCTGTTTTTCCTGCTGTTGATGTTCTGCACCATGCCCGTTTGGGCAGACGGCCACGACCAGCTGTACAAGGTCGCCGGCTGGCCGGAACAGCGCGCGCATTTCAACGACGCCCTGAAAGCCGCACAACAGCGCTACAAAAACAGCCTGCCGCCTGCGGTGTACGACGCCCTTGTCAGCAATAGCAACCAACGGTTCGCGCCACAGGCCATGGACCAGCGTGCCGAGCAGAAGCTGCGCCAGACCTTGCAGGACCCGAACCCCGCGTTGCAGTTTTTTCAGTCGCCGTTGGGTCGCAAGATCGTCAACGCCGAGTTGACCGCCACCCGCCCTGATCAACTCGCCAAGAACGCTCAGGGCCTGCCGAAGATGCAGGCCAGCGATAACCGCATGCTGATCATCGGCCACTTGTCCAGCGCCCTCCCCGCCAAGGAAGCGGGCGCGGAAGTGAGCCTGGCGATTGCAGGTGTGGCGGCTGATAGCCTGAGCTCGATGATTCCGGGCTTGATGGGCGGCGGCTCGACCCAAGGCATGCTCGAAGGCCAACGCCAGCGGCTCATGGCGCAAATCGCCAACGACATGAGCAACACCCTGCTGTACGTGTACCGCGACCTGTCTGACCACGAGCTGGACGAATTCTCGACCTTCGCGGAATCGAACGAGGGCAAGGCTTACTACCAGGCGGCACTGGCAGCGATTCGCGCGGGGTTAGCGGTGGGGCAAAGCGTGAATTGATCGCCCCCACGCGCACATTCACTGTAGGAGTGAGCTTGCTCGCGATTGCGGTAGAGCCGCCACACTGTCTCATTTGACACACCGTAATCGCGAGCAAGCTCACTCCTACAGTGGATGCAATTTACAGCTCACCCCATCCGCTGCGTCAAAAACCCGAAAAACTGTGCTCTCAACGCTGGCAACTCATTGGCCAGATGATGCCGCGCTTCGTGCAGCATGAAGATTTGCGGGTGGTCGAATTTTTCGTTGAGCACCGCGAGGTTATGGCTCCAGTCCACGGTCATATCGGACTCTCCTTGCACGACCAGCGGGCTGCGATTGCTGCGCGGGGCGTTTTCGATGCGTTCGATCCACCGAGCCAATGCCCCCACCCAAACCGTCGGCAAGCGTCGAGGCTGTAAGGGATCGGCCATCAGAAACGGCAAAAACGCAGGCGCATTGGAGTTTTCGCTGAAACGCCGGTCGATGCCTTTCACGAATGCCCGCAGCAGGTAATAACTGACCTTGGACCACGTCCAGCCGCGAGGACGCACCAGCGGCGCCAGCAGAATCGACTGCCCCTGAATCGGGCTGTCATCGCCGTGATTGAGCAGGTGGTCGATCACGATGGCCCCGCCCGTGCTCTGTCCGCACAGGTGCCACGGCTTGGGCAGTTGCAGGATTTCAGCCTCGACGAACAATCGGTCGAGCACCACCTGATATTCCGAAAAATCGGTAATGCTTGCCCGTGTCCCACTGGACAACCCATGGCCCGGCAAATCGCAGGAAATCACCGCAAAGCCAAGCTCCAGAGCCCATTCAATGACGTGTCGGTACAGACCCATGTGGTCGTAGAAACCGTGCACCAGCACCAGCGTTGCCACGGGCGACTCGGGGGCCCAGAGCTGGGTGACGATCTCGTAACCGCCGATCTCGAAACGTCCGAGACGGCTGTTGACCAAACCGTCACGCCCGAGCCCTATCAGGCTGTAGAAGCGCTGGTAGGCAAGTTCCTCTTCCGTGAGCGCCAGCTTTGCGCTCAGCGGTTGCAGGCCAGCGCGCAGGTGATCGGGGTCGAACGTGTTGGGCATCGGCAATCCACATCAGGCAATAGGAATTCACAGTGACGCATGCCTGCGAGTTTCTTCCGTCCTCACAGGCGTGGCAAGCTACGTCACCCACATCGAAGCCACCTCATGACTGCTCATTCGCTCGTTCGTCGCCGCACGCTGTTCCTCGCGCTGATCGCCTTGGGCTGTGTGGCAGCCTTGTGGCTGGGCTACAGATGGTTTGAGGGTCGATACGTCCGAGCGTTCAGTGATCAAACGGCACTGTTCGCAGGAGACAAGCTTAGCCTGCCTGCGGCGATTGCAGGGCCGGGGCGTATTCGGGTCGTGCATTTCTGGGACCCGGCCTGCCCCTGCAACGTGGGTAATCAAGAACATCTGAGCGAATTGGTCGAGCGCTTCTCCGGCGAAGGCGGCGTGGATTTCTATGCCGTGCAGAAGCCAGGTACCCACGGAATCTTGCCCTCGACGCTGAGCGCGATCAAACCTTTGAACGACTTGCCGGGGGCTGAACGAATCACGTCCAGCCCGGCTGTGGCGATTTGGGACCGGCAGGGCAACCTTGCGTATTTCGGGCCGTACAGCGAAGGGCTGGTCTGCAATGCGCAGAACAGCTTCATCGAGCCGATCCTTCAGGCGCTCAAGGCAGATCGACCGGTGCATGCCACGCACACCATGGCTGTGGGGTGTTATTGCCCTTGGGCGTCTTCTGACTGAACCTGCTGCTTTAGCCGCAGATTGATCCCACAGTGGTCATGCATCCGCTCTGAAATCAGTGACTGGCCTTGTAATCGATCACGTACGGCAGCTTTTCATCGGCAGTCTTGGTCAGCACCTTGCGCTTGACCGACTTGAAGCCCCCCAACTGCTTGGCGGTCATGCCCTCGCCGATCGGTTTGCTCAAGGGCGGCTTGACCATTAACTCGCTCGCCGCCTGCAACGCCCGATGGTAGCCGCTGCGTTCACTAAGGTTGTAATCCGCCAGGACCAAACGATGCCGCAGCCAGTCTGCCCAATAGAACTCCAGAAACTCCGGCGAGACGCCGCCTGACTTGGGTTTATCGTACGCCGCGCCGCGCACGAAATAGACGAGGCTGCGCAGGACGTCGTTGTGCATCGCTTGCAACCCGAGGTGTTCTGGCAGTTGATCAGGAGAAATCGACTGGCCGTTGCCGTCCTTGAGCCAAACCTTGTGCGCTTTCTGCATGCGCGTCCAAAAAGCGGCCATGTCCGGGCTGTCGCTGAACACATCGGTGATGCGCAC
It contains:
- a CDS encoding 2OG-Fe(II) oxygenase, whose product is MRGMHISPDDPLLMKIVDDLAEHGWSQQDVFLPEALTRELALECRKRAAEGDLAPAAVGRGPAQEVREGIRGDHIQWLEAGQAEPCDRYLEVMDQLRLALNRGLFLGLEDFESHFAFYPPGAFYRRHVDRFRDDDKRMVSAVIYLNDPSWQPEDGGQLRMFLKDGNELDVQPTGGSLVLFLSGDMPHEVLPARRDRLSLTGWFRRRGNEPFEL
- a CDS encoding DUF2059 domain-containing protein, whose protein sequence is MRRLFFLLLMFCTMPVWADGHDQLYKVAGWPEQRAHFNDALKAAQQRYKNSLPPAVYDALVSNSNQRFAPQAMDQRAEQKLRQTLQDPNPALQFFQSPLGRKIVNAELTATRPDQLAKNAQGLPKMQASDNRMLIIGHLSSALPAKEAGAEVSLAIAGVAADSLSSMIPGLMGGGSTQGMLEGQRQRLMAQIANDMSNTLLYVYRDLSDHELDEFSTFAESNEGKAYYQAALAAIRAGLAVGQSVN
- a CDS encoding alpha/beta hydrolase codes for the protein MPNTFDPDHLRAGLQPLSAKLALTEEELAYQRFYSLIGLGRDGLVNSRLGRFEIGGYEIVTQLWAPESPVATLVLVHGFYDHMGLYRHVIEWALELGFAVISCDLPGHGLSSGTRASITDFSEYQVVLDRLFVEAEILQLPKPWHLCGQSTGGAIVIDHLLNHGDDSPIQGQSILLAPLVRPRGWTWSKVSYYLLRAFVKGIDRRFSENSNAPAFLPFLMADPLQPRRLPTVWVGALARWIERIENAPRSNRSPLVVQGESDMTVDWSHNLAVLNEKFDHPQIFMLHEARHHLANELPALRAQFFGFLTQRMG
- a CDS encoding DUF6436 domain-containing protein translates to MTAHSLVRRRTLFLALIALGCVAALWLGYRWFEGRYVRAFSDQTALFAGDKLSLPAAIAGPGRIRVVHFWDPACPCNVGNQEHLSELVERFSGEGGVDFYAVQKPGTHGILPSTLSAIKPLNDLPGAERITSSPAVAIWDRQGNLAYFGPYSEGLVCNAQNSFIEPILQALKADRPVHATHTMAVGCYCPWASSD
- a CDS encoding ParB/Srx family N-terminal domain-containing protein, with protein sequence MRIQTCALTLLLALACAPVFAFSGPKPGDVVEVSLDQLHPTQAVIGFDQVYYQLERFAKDRQKLFDEICESNGQHEAKAINASADPLNPESYTCKDEPNAHLKDMKTVVVGPEGRFYLTDGHHTFSTLWEQPGAGPQMKMKVRITDVFSDSPDMAAFWTRMQKAHKVWLKDGNGQSISPDQLPEHLGLQAMHNDVLRSLVYFVRGAAYDKPKSGGVSPEFLEFYWADWLRHRLVLADYNLSERSGYHRALQAASELMVKPPLSKPIGEGMTAKQLGGFKSVKRKVLTKTADEKLPYVIDYKASH